From Lycium ferocissimum isolate CSIRO_LF1 unplaced genomic scaffold, AGI_CSIRO_Lferr_CH_V1 ctg704, whole genome shotgun sequence, a single genomic window includes:
- the LOC132045552 gene encoding protein IQ-DOMAIN 3-like isoform X3, whose protein sequence is MGKKGSWFSAVRKALGSGNKKKDKKKHKSEKWSGKQQSDELDSSNAETALNKHAHSVALATAVAAEAAVAAAQAAAEVVRLTAAACISSKSKEEIAAIRIQTVFRGYLARRALRALRGLVRLKTMIQGQSVKRQATSTLRCMQTLARVQSQVRARRIRMSEENQALQRQLQQKHEKEQEKLKASSQSGDDWNDSIRSKEQVEANLQMKQEAAMRREKALAYAYTHQPIRRNPSKSTNETFMDPNNPHWGWSWLERWMAARPWEDKCATDKEANSDEVAANNPASHPTAVAANSPRDFHHDNRPSPTAHKQSRPPSRQSTPRSKTGRVRPASPRGSNVDDDSRSMASAQSERCRRHSFAGSSIRDDESLASSPAVPSYMAATESARARSRLPSPLGFEKSGTPEKGTVSSAKKRLSFSASPGGAPRRHSGPPKVEI, encoded by the exons ATGGGGAAGAAAGGAAGCTGGTTTTCGGCAGTGAGAAAGGCTCTTGGTTCGGGTaacaaaaagaaagacaag AAAAAACACAAATCTGAAAAATGGTCTGGAAAGCAACAGAGTGACGAATTGGATTCTTCAAATGCAGAAACTGCATTA AACAAGCACGCCCATTCGGTAGCTCTTGCCACTGCTGTTGCTGCAGAAGCAGCAGTTGCTGCTGCTCAGGCTGCTGCTGAGGTCGTTCGGCTCACAGCTGCAGCCTGTATCTCCAGTAAATCAAAGGAAGAGATTGCTGCTATAAGAATACAAACAGTTTTTCGAGGATACTTG GCTAGGAGAGCATTGAGGGCGTTGAGAGGATTAGTGAGGTTGAAGACGATGATTCAAGGGCAATCTGTGAAGCGACAAGCCACATCCACCTTAAGGTGCATGCAGACTCTAGCTCGTGTTCAATCTCAGGTTCGTGCCAGAAGAATTAGGATGTCGGAGGAGAATCAGGCGCTCCAGAGACAGCTCCAACAGAAGCATGAGAAAGAGCAGGAGAAGCTAAAAGCATCTTCT CAGTCTGGAGATGATTGGAATGACAGTATACGGTCTAAGGAACAAGTCGAAGCAAACCTCCAGATGAAGCAGGAGGCTGCCATGAGAAGGGAAAAGGCTTTGGCTTATGCATACACACATCAG CCAATACGGAGGAATCCTTCAAAATCGACAAATGAAACATTCATGGACCCAAATAATCCCCACTGGGGCTGGAGCTGGTTGGAACGATGGATGGCTGCGCGGCCATGGGAAGATAAATGTGCAACAGATAAAGAAGCTAACAGTGACGAGGTCGCTGCAAATAACCCAGCAAGCCATCCCACTGCTGTGGCTGCTAACAGTCCTCGTGATTTCCACCATGACAATAGGCCTTCTCCGACGGCTCATAAGCAAAGCCGCCCTCCTAGCCGCCAATCAACACCCCGATCAAAGACCGGGAGAGTAAGGCCAGCAAGCCCTAGAGGAAGTAATGTGGATGATGACTCTAGAAGCATGGCGAGTGCACAGTCAGAACGCTGCAGGAGGCATAGTTTTGCTGGTTCATCAATTAGAGATGATGAAAGTCTGGCAAGTTCCCCAGCTGTTCCAAGCTACATGGCAGCAACAGAATCAGCACGAGCCAGGTCCCGCTTACCAAGTCCTTTGGGTTTTGAAAAGAGTGGGACACCAGAGAAGGGAACAGTTAGTTCTGCCAAGAAGCGATTGTCATTCTCGGCATCCCCTGGTGGTGCACCAAGGAGACATTCTGGTCCACCAAAGGTAGAGATCTGA
- the LOC132045552 gene encoding protein IQ-DOMAIN 3-like isoform X2 — MGKKGSWFSAVRKALGSGNKKKDKKKHKSEKWSGKQQSDELDSSNAETALVSPAPPTSPPPPVEHLKLIEAENEQNKHAHSVALATAVAAEAAVAAAQAAAEVVRLTAAACISSKSKEEIAAIRIQTVFRGYLARRALRALRGLVRLKTMIQGQSVKRQATSTLRCMQTLARVQSQVRARRIRMSEENQALQRQLQQKHEKEQEKLKASSSGDDWNDSIRSKEQVEANLQMKQEAAMRREKALAYAYTHQPIRRNPSKSTNETFMDPNNPHWGWSWLERWMAARPWEDKCATDKEANSDEVAANNPASHPTAVAANSPRDFHHDNRPSPTAHKQSRPPSRQSTPRSKTGRVRPASPRGSNVDDDSRSMASAQSERCRRHSFAGSSIRDDESLASSPAVPSYMAATESARARSRLPSPLGFEKSGTPEKGTVSSAKKRLSFSASPGGAPRRHSGPPKVEI, encoded by the exons ATGGGGAAGAAAGGAAGCTGGTTTTCGGCAGTGAGAAAGGCTCTTGGTTCGGGTaacaaaaagaaagacaag AAAAAACACAAATCTGAAAAATGGTCTGGAAAGCAACAGAGTGACGAATTGGATTCTTCAAATGCAGAAACTGCATTAGTGAGTCCTGCACCCCCtacttctcctcctcctcctgtAGAGCACCTGAAATTGATTGAAGCTGAAAATGAGCAGAACAAGCACGCCCATTCGGTAGCTCTTGCCACTGCTGTTGCTGCAGAAGCAGCAGTTGCTGCTGCTCAGGCTGCTGCTGAGGTCGTTCGGCTCACAGCTGCAGCCTGTATCTCCAGTAAATCAAAGGAAGAGATTGCTGCTATAAGAATACAAACAGTTTTTCGAGGATACTTG GCTAGGAGAGCATTGAGGGCGTTGAGAGGATTAGTGAGGTTGAAGACGATGATTCAAGGGCAATCTGTGAAGCGACAAGCCACATCCACCTTAAGGTGCATGCAGACTCTAGCTCGTGTTCAATCTCAGGTTCGTGCCAGAAGAATTAGGATGTCGGAGGAGAATCAGGCGCTCCAGAGACAGCTCCAACAGAAGCATGAGAAAGAGCAGGAGAAGCTAAAAGCATCTTCT TCTGGAGATGATTGGAATGACAGTATACGGTCTAAGGAACAAGTCGAAGCAAACCTCCAGATGAAGCAGGAGGCTGCCATGAGAAGGGAAAAGGCTTTGGCTTATGCATACACACATCAG CCAATACGGAGGAATCCTTCAAAATCGACAAATGAAACATTCATGGACCCAAATAATCCCCACTGGGGCTGGAGCTGGTTGGAACGATGGATGGCTGCGCGGCCATGGGAAGATAAATGTGCAACAGATAAAGAAGCTAACAGTGACGAGGTCGCTGCAAATAACCCAGCAAGCCATCCCACTGCTGTGGCTGCTAACAGTCCTCGTGATTTCCACCATGACAATAGGCCTTCTCCGACGGCTCATAAGCAAAGCCGCCCTCCTAGCCGCCAATCAACACCCCGATCAAAGACCGGGAGAGTAAGGCCAGCAAGCCCTAGAGGAAGTAATGTGGATGATGACTCTAGAAGCATGGCGAGTGCACAGTCAGAACGCTGCAGGAGGCATAGTTTTGCTGGTTCATCAATTAGAGATGATGAAAGTCTGGCAAGTTCCCCAGCTGTTCCAAGCTACATGGCAGCAACAGAATCAGCACGAGCCAGGTCCCGCTTACCAAGTCCTTTGGGTTTTGAAAAGAGTGGGACACCAGAGAAGGGAACAGTTAGTTCTGCCAAGAAGCGATTGTCATTCTCGGCATCCCCTGGTGGTGCACCAAGGAGACATTCTGGTCCACCAAAGGTAGAGATCTGA
- the LOC132045555 gene encoding RING-H2 finger protein ATL78-like: protein MATTSTQFIQEFMKNFHYSRRLLQQYHPESTMVPPSAPGISHLINTFDANVIMVLSVLICSLICLLVLNSIIKCAFRCSTLILTDSKLANTGINKKAFKTFPVVTYTTELKNPGLDSECVICLAEFRDGEKIKVLPKCNHGFHVKCIDKWLNSHSSCPTCRHCLIETCQKIVKNDNSVTTTAISSAPVQEIIEPLQREGVVSSDHS from the coding sequence ATGGCAACTACTTCCACACAATTCATtcaagaattcatgaagaatttcCATTACTCAAGAAGACTACTTCAACAATATCACCCGGAGTCCACCATGGTGCCACCTTCGGCTCCCGGAATCAGCCACCTCATCAACACATTTGATGCAAATGTTATTATGGTCTTGTCTGTACTTATTTGTTCGTTGATTTGCTTACTTGTCTTGAATTCCATAATAAAGTGTGCATTTAGGTGCTCTACCCTAATATTGACAGACTCAAAGCTAGCGAATACAGGGATAAACAAGAAAGCCTTCAAGACATTCCCAGTTGTAACATACACTACTGAGTTGAAAAATCCAGGGCTTGACTCTGAGTGTGTCATTTGCTTAGCAGAGTTTCGAGATGGAGAGAAAATTAAGGTTCTGCCTAAGTGCAACCATGGATTCCACGTCAAGTGTATCGATAAATGGCTCAATTCTCACTCTTCTTGCCCTACCTGCAGGCATTGCCTTATTGAGACTTGCCAAAAAATTGTTAAGAACGACAATTCTGTTACTACAACTGCAATTTCATCGGCACCAGTTCAAGAAATCATTGAACCTCTTCAACGTGAAGGTGTGGTATCTAGCGATCATAGTTAA
- the LOC132045552 gene encoding protein IQ-DOMAIN 3-like isoform X1, translating to MGKKGSWFSAVRKALGSGNKKKDKKKHKSEKWSGKQQSDELDSSNAETALVSPAPPTSPPPPVEHLKLIEAENEQNKHAHSVALATAVAAEAAVAAAQAAAEVVRLTAAACISSKSKEEIAAIRIQTVFRGYLARRALRALRGLVRLKTMIQGQSVKRQATSTLRCMQTLARVQSQVRARRIRMSEENQALQRQLQQKHEKEQEKLKASSQSGDDWNDSIRSKEQVEANLQMKQEAAMRREKALAYAYTHQPIRRNPSKSTNETFMDPNNPHWGWSWLERWMAARPWEDKCATDKEANSDEVAANNPASHPTAVAANSPRDFHHDNRPSPTAHKQSRPPSRQSTPRSKTGRVRPASPRGSNVDDDSRSMASAQSERCRRHSFAGSSIRDDESLASSPAVPSYMAATESARARSRLPSPLGFEKSGTPEKGTVSSAKKRLSFSASPGGAPRRHSGPPKVEI from the exons ATGGGGAAGAAAGGAAGCTGGTTTTCGGCAGTGAGAAAGGCTCTTGGTTCGGGTaacaaaaagaaagacaag AAAAAACACAAATCTGAAAAATGGTCTGGAAAGCAACAGAGTGACGAATTGGATTCTTCAAATGCAGAAACTGCATTAGTGAGTCCTGCACCCCCtacttctcctcctcctcctgtAGAGCACCTGAAATTGATTGAAGCTGAAAATGAGCAGAACAAGCACGCCCATTCGGTAGCTCTTGCCACTGCTGTTGCTGCAGAAGCAGCAGTTGCTGCTGCTCAGGCTGCTGCTGAGGTCGTTCGGCTCACAGCTGCAGCCTGTATCTCCAGTAAATCAAAGGAAGAGATTGCTGCTATAAGAATACAAACAGTTTTTCGAGGATACTTG GCTAGGAGAGCATTGAGGGCGTTGAGAGGATTAGTGAGGTTGAAGACGATGATTCAAGGGCAATCTGTGAAGCGACAAGCCACATCCACCTTAAGGTGCATGCAGACTCTAGCTCGTGTTCAATCTCAGGTTCGTGCCAGAAGAATTAGGATGTCGGAGGAGAATCAGGCGCTCCAGAGACAGCTCCAACAGAAGCATGAGAAAGAGCAGGAGAAGCTAAAAGCATCTTCT CAGTCTGGAGATGATTGGAATGACAGTATACGGTCTAAGGAACAAGTCGAAGCAAACCTCCAGATGAAGCAGGAGGCTGCCATGAGAAGGGAAAAGGCTTTGGCTTATGCATACACACATCAG CCAATACGGAGGAATCCTTCAAAATCGACAAATGAAACATTCATGGACCCAAATAATCCCCACTGGGGCTGGAGCTGGTTGGAACGATGGATGGCTGCGCGGCCATGGGAAGATAAATGTGCAACAGATAAAGAAGCTAACAGTGACGAGGTCGCTGCAAATAACCCAGCAAGCCATCCCACTGCTGTGGCTGCTAACAGTCCTCGTGATTTCCACCATGACAATAGGCCTTCTCCGACGGCTCATAAGCAAAGCCGCCCTCCTAGCCGCCAATCAACACCCCGATCAAAGACCGGGAGAGTAAGGCCAGCAAGCCCTAGAGGAAGTAATGTGGATGATGACTCTAGAAGCATGGCGAGTGCACAGTCAGAACGCTGCAGGAGGCATAGTTTTGCTGGTTCATCAATTAGAGATGATGAAAGTCTGGCAAGTTCCCCAGCTGTTCCAAGCTACATGGCAGCAACAGAATCAGCACGAGCCAGGTCCCGCTTACCAAGTCCTTTGGGTTTTGAAAAGAGTGGGACACCAGAGAAGGGAACAGTTAGTTCTGCCAAGAAGCGATTGTCATTCTCGGCATCCCCTGGTGGTGCACCAAGGAGACATTCTGGTCCACCAAAGGTAGAGATCTGA